One stretch of Bombina bombina isolate aBomBom1 chromosome 7, aBomBom1.pri, whole genome shotgun sequence DNA includes these proteins:
- the FMC1 gene encoding protein FMC1 homolog: MAGLGSPVHTLRCLLRELRHVTGVTRYRQSAAFSFIREQFRRHQVTSEKLCRAQQELHFQASTYLCLLRSVRSHVALHEEYHSKGERSPEDVAGQVGLKLPQQPGGKGWEH, translated from the exons ATGGCAGGTCTGGGCTCTCCAGTGCACACGCTCAGATGTCTCCTGCGGGAGCTACGTCACGTGACCGGTGTCACTCGGTACCGGCAGAGCGCGGCTTTTAGCTTCATCCGGGAGCAGTTCCGGAGGCACCAA GTAACCAGTGAGAAGTTGTGCCGTGCGCAGCAGGAATTGCATTTTCAGGCCAGCACCTATCTCTGCCTCCTGCGCAGTGTTAGAAGTCACGTTGCCCTGCATGAAGAATACCACAGTAAGGGCGAGAGGTCACCAGAAGACGTGGCTGGGCAAGTTGGCCTCAAACTACCCCAGCAACCAGGAGGGAAAGGCTGGGAGCATTGA